A part of Variovorax sp. HW608 genomic DNA contains:
- the aceF gene encoding dihydrolipoyllysine-residue acetyltransferase, which produces MATVEVKVPDIGDFEEVAVIEVLVKVGDTVKAEQSLITVESDKASMEIPSSQAGVVKELKVEVGSKVSEGSVVLLLEAEGAAAAAPAPAAAAPATAAPAPAPAPAAAPAPAAHAGPIEVKVPDIGDFKDVAVIEVLVKPGDTIKEEQSLITVESDKASMEIPSSAAGVLKELKVKVGDKVNIGDLIAVIEGAGGAAAAPAPAQAAAAPAPATASVPAPAPAAAPAASAVAPAPHDPTVAPSGKLPHASPSVRKFARELGVPLDEVKGSGLKGRITQEDVQNFTRAVMTGAATTKAAAAKAPAGGGGEALGLIPWPKVDFTKFGSVERKDLSRIKKLSGANLHRNWVMIPHVTNNDEADITELEAFRVSTNKENEKSGVKVTMLAFVIKAVVAALKKFPEFNTSLDGDQLVYKQYYHVGFAADTPNGLVVPVLKDADKKGIIQISQEMGELAKKARDGKLGSADMQGGCMSISSLGGIGGTHFTPIINAPEVAILGLSKSAMKPVWDGKQFVPRLTLPLSLSYDHRVIDGAAAARFNAYLGQVLADYRRILL; this is translated from the coding sequence ATGGCTACAGTGGAAGTCAAGGTGCCGGACATCGGCGATTTCGAGGAAGTCGCGGTCATTGAAGTGCTGGTGAAGGTCGGCGACACGGTCAAGGCCGAGCAGTCGCTGATCACGGTCGAGTCGGACAAGGCCTCGATGGAGATTCCGTCGAGCCAGGCCGGCGTGGTGAAGGAACTCAAGGTCGAGGTCGGCAGCAAGGTGAGCGAAGGCTCGGTCGTGCTGCTGCTCGAGGCCGAAGGCGCGGCTGCCGCGGCACCGGCACCCGCCGCCGCGGCGCCCGCCACTGCGGCGCCGGCCCCCGCGCCTGCTCCGGCGGCGGCGCCCGCGCCCGCCGCTCACGCAGGTCCGATCGAAGTGAAGGTGCCCGACATCGGCGACTTCAAGGACGTCGCGGTGATCGAGGTGCTGGTCAAGCCCGGCGACACCATCAAGGAAGAGCAGTCGCTCATCACCGTCGAGTCGGACAAGGCCTCGATGGAGATTCCGTCGTCGGCTGCCGGCGTGCTCAAGGAACTCAAGGTCAAGGTCGGCGACAAGGTCAACATCGGCGACCTGATCGCGGTGATCGAAGGCGCAGGCGGCGCTGCGGCCGCGCCGGCTCCGGCCCAGGCTGCCGCGGCGCCCGCGCCGGCGACCGCCTCGGTGCCGGCACCTGCACCGGCCGCAGCGCCTGCGGCATCCGCCGTCGCGCCGGCTCCGCATGACCCGACCGTCGCGCCCAGCGGCAAGCTGCCGCATGCATCGCCGTCGGTGCGCAAGTTCGCGCGCGAACTCGGCGTGCCGCTCGACGAGGTGAAGGGCAGCGGGCTCAAGGGCCGCATCACGCAGGAAGACGTCCAGAACTTCACCCGGGCGGTGATGACCGGCGCCGCGACCACCAAGGCCGCGGCCGCCAAGGCGCCGGCCGGTGGCGGCGGCGAGGCGCTCGGCCTGATCCCGTGGCCCAAGGTCGACTTCACGAAGTTCGGCAGCGTCGAGCGCAAGGACCTGTCGCGCATCAAGAAGCTCAGCGGCGCGAACCTGCACCGCAACTGGGTGATGATCCCGCACGTCACCAACAACGACGAAGCGGACATCACCGAGCTCGAAGCCTTCCGCGTCTCCACCAACAAGGAGAACGAGAAGTCGGGCGTCAAGGTGACGATGCTGGCCTTCGTGATCAAGGCTGTGGTCGCGGCGCTCAAGAAGTTCCCCGAGTTCAACACCAGCCTGGACGGCGACCAGCTCGTCTACAAGCAGTACTACCACGTCGGCTTCGCGGCCGATACGCCCAACGGGCTGGTGGTGCCGGTGCTCAAGGACGCCGACAAGAAGGGCATCATCCAGATCAGCCAGGAGATGGGCGAGCTTGCCAAGAAGGCGCGCGACGGCAAGCTCGGCTCGGCCGACATGCAGGGCGGCTGCATGTCGATCAGCTCGCTCGGCGGCATCGGCGGCACGCACTTCACGCCGATCATCAACGCGCCCGAAGTGGCGATCCTCGGCCTGTCCAAGAGCGCGATGAAGCCGGTCTGGGACGGCAAGCAGTTCGTGCCGCGCCTGACGCTGCCGCTGTCGCTGTCGTACGACCACCGCGTCATCGACGGTGCCGCGGCCGCCCGGTTCAACGCGTACCTGGGTCAGGTCCTCGCAGACTACCGCCGCATCCTGCTATGA